The following proteins are encoded in a genomic region of Alistipes shahii WAL 8301:
- a CDS encoding arylsulfatase B encodes MNRNLLCGSLLGTGACLAAALPAVAAGTGERPNILFIVADDLGWGDVGYHGSVIPTPNIDALAARGIEMNRFYTAPVSSPTRAGLMTGRYPSRFGIRKTVIPPWRDYGLDPEEQTLADMLAANGYAHRAIVGKWHLGHGRRAYYPLNRGFTHFYGCLNGALDYFTHEREGELDWHNDWESCRDEGYSTDLIADEAVRCIGGYASEGPFFLYVAFNAPHTPFQAPEDEIAEHISPEKFAALTPREKDAYTYRAMVTRMDKGVGRILEKLERSGLVENTLVLFMSDNGGIPNLPGGSSCAPLRGHKGREWDGGLRVPAVLCRKGRFAEGVRSEQLAAFVDMAPTIAALVGAGEPPRPYDGVNLLPALTGETASFPRDLYLGCGAAVSGDCKLILKGGSRAMQLKSDYLVYYPEDAYEAQNRIEEHAAEAERLRRYIIRYDTIRPAHPELPYGQGKEGFKAPAEWRVTKP; translated from the coding sequence ATGAATCGGAATCTACTCTGCGGAAGCCTGCTCGGAACAGGCGCCTGCCTTGCCGCCGCACTTCCGGCCGTGGCCGCCGGGACCGGCGAACGCCCTAACATCCTGTTCATCGTGGCCGACGACCTGGGCTGGGGCGACGTGGGCTATCACGGAAGCGTCATCCCCACGCCCAACATTGATGCGCTGGCCGCCAGGGGCATCGAGATGAACCGTTTCTACACCGCTCCGGTCAGTTCGCCGACCCGTGCGGGGCTGATGACCGGGCGTTATCCCAGCCGTTTCGGCATCCGGAAAACCGTCATTCCGCCCTGGCGCGATTACGGACTCGATCCCGAAGAACAGACTTTGGCCGACATGCTCGCCGCCAACGGGTACGCTCACCGCGCGATCGTCGGCAAGTGGCATCTGGGCCACGGGCGCCGGGCGTATTATCCGCTCAACCGCGGATTCACCCATTTTTACGGCTGCCTGAACGGCGCGCTCGATTACTTCACCCACGAACGCGAGGGTGAACTGGATTGGCACAACGATTGGGAGTCGTGCCGCGACGAGGGCTATTCGACCGACCTGATCGCTGACGAGGCCGTGCGCTGCATCGGGGGGTACGCCTCCGAGGGGCCGTTCTTCCTCTACGTGGCGTTCAATGCGCCCCATACGCCTTTCCAGGCTCCCGAAGACGAGATCGCCGAGCATATTTCTCCGGAGAAGTTCGCCGCGCTGACTCCCCGCGAGAAGGATGCCTACACCTACCGCGCCATGGTGACCCGCATGGACAAGGGCGTGGGCCGCATCCTCGAAAAACTGGAGCGGAGCGGCCTCGTGGAAAATACGCTGGTGCTCTTTATGAGCGACAACGGCGGCATTCCGAACCTGCCCGGCGGGTCGAGCTGCGCGCCGCTGCGCGGCCACAAGGGGCGGGAATGGGACGGTGGCTTACGCGTTCCGGCCGTCCTCTGCAGGAAAGGGCGGTTCGCGGAAGGCGTCCGCTCGGAACAGCTTGCGGCGTTCGTCGACATGGCCCCCACGATCGCCGCGCTGGTCGGTGCCGGGGAGCCTCCGCGTCCCTACGACGGTGTGAACCTGCTTCCGGCGCTTACGGGTGAAACCGCCTCGTTCCCGCGCGATCTCTACCTCGGCTGCGGCGCGGCGGTCAGCGGCGACTGCAAGCTGATTCTCAAAGGGGGCAGCCGCGCGATGCAGCTCAAGAGCGATTATCTGGTCTATTATCCCGAAGATGCCTATGAGGCGCAGAACCGGATCGAAGAGCATGCTGCCGAAGCCGAGCGCCTGCGCCGATACATCATCCGCTACGACACGATCCGTCCCGCGCATCCCGAACTGCCCTACGGGCAGGGCAAGGAGGGCTTCAAGGCCCCTGCGGAGTGGCGCGTGACCAAACCCTGA
- a CDS encoding hybrid sensor histidine kinase/response regulator transcription factor: MTKNYIAALVLLLATALPGSAINPYRRYDTRNGLSDNSVKDICQDSRGYMWFATKDGFNRFNGYRFDVFGSSFSGEHLNIDVICPHSDGIRIWLGCTEALMLFDPRDERLTRFDARNSEGKGIRNCISLLYDPLGDLWIGTDDGLFRWDERIGRLFRYELEESDGGTCRGIRTIFEDNGGEIWVGTTAGLYRYHRKTDRFGRNAKPKPESSLLGDNEITAIVEAEDGKLLIGMQNGYLGEFDIYTGRFTQFPAFDAEGKQLSVARIHTIFRRDMNRYMIGSDSGLFFFSRKNGRWSVSGDNLAEESIYRCFRDREGGIWIGTYFCGVNYLSPRQDEILWYYDDGRPESLDGNAVSQFCDDGRGNLWIATENGGLNHFDVRNRKFTNHTARSHNNLHALCMDGDDLLIGTFSQGLDLMNLRTGKVVNYRNVPGDSASLCNDYVYAIFRASDGTLYVGTMSGMCTFDKRRGRFSRVKITEGRFIYDIAEDTGGNIWVASKVSGIYRYSPGDGTWKNYRHDELDPRSPADDRYIRVYVDTGGQVWFCGESAGICRYDPPMDGFENFGADDNLPNGIYYGVLDDSAGNLWLSSNQGILKYNPQLHTCARYTIEDGLQSNQFNFRSSHKAGDGTFFFGGINGFNYFSPFNISVNKVRPEIVISSVRMHRADSFSVGSERQTLPDGNLRISSKTISFDINFECLSYVAPGQNRYAWKLEGFNSDWVYTDQHSVSFMKLPAGRYVFRVRGCNNDGYWSDATRSLEISVQPHPFLSPVAKGVYFLLVALLIVAAVRVILRRQGEKKEKELIQTKMAFFTQVAHEIKTPVTLIKSPLERIIETGKWNSDVTSNLDMMKRNVDRLLELIRQLLDFRKVDNEGFRLSRRETDISLLVEETVARFRNSTEKIAIRTDCPDAHVLFYADGEAFTKILSNLLANALKYARSTVVVVLRILDDDRGRTLRLSVRDDGDGIPPRIREKVFDLFYQKNPDSGKGFGIGLSLVKLLVEKHNGRVYVDRHTVAGCELTVEIPDSGASARGGVRAPEPAEEPADSPEDRQPEAKPFHIMVVEDTPDLREFLVKNFEDTYGVLSAKNGAEALAILEKQACDLIISDALMPEMDGFDLLMKVRNDEMLCHIPFILLSVVDSVDSKIKGLEYGADVYIEKPFSLGYVKATVESLLENRKRAFRHFASRPGFQYEKDDMGRNDRQWLDKLTGIVRENLTCETLSVDLLTEKMALSRSSLQRKLKGLTGVSPNEYIQLVRLKTAAQLLRSGEYRISEVCYLTGFSSMSWFAKCFTKQFGMRPKDFIRQNQDGKSSG; this comes from the coding sequence ATGACGAAAAACTACATAGCGGCTCTGGTCCTGCTCCTGGCGACAGCCCTTCCCGGGTCGGCGATCAATCCCTACCGGCGGTACGATACAAGAAACGGGCTGTCCGACAACAGCGTGAAGGACATCTGTCAGGACAGCCGGGGCTACATGTGGTTCGCCACGAAGGACGGGTTCAACCGCTTCAACGGCTACCGCTTCGACGTTTTCGGCTCGTCGTTCTCCGGCGAGCACCTCAACATCGACGTCATCTGCCCCCATTCGGACGGAATCCGCATCTGGCTGGGGTGCACCGAAGCCCTCATGCTTTTCGACCCGCGGGACGAGCGCCTCACGCGGTTCGACGCCCGGAACAGCGAGGGAAAGGGCATCCGGAACTGCATCAGCCTGCTGTACGACCCGCTGGGCGACCTGTGGATCGGAACCGACGACGGGCTGTTCCGCTGGGACGAACGCATCGGCCGCCTCTTCCGTTACGAACTGGAGGAGAGCGACGGCGGCACGTGCCGCGGGATCCGGACCATCTTCGAGGACAACGGCGGCGAAATCTGGGTCGGGACGACCGCCGGACTGTACCGCTACCACCGCAAGACGGACCGCTTCGGCCGGAATGCGAAGCCCAAGCCGGAGAGTTCCCTGCTGGGCGACAACGAGATCACGGCCATCGTCGAGGCCGAAGACGGCAAACTGCTGATCGGCATGCAGAACGGCTACCTCGGCGAATTCGACATCTACACGGGCCGGTTCACGCAATTCCCCGCCTTCGACGCCGAGGGAAAGCAACTCTCCGTCGCGCGCATCCACACGATTTTCCGGCGGGACATGAACCGCTACATGATCGGTTCGGACAGCGGCCTTTTCTTCTTCAGCCGCAAGAACGGCCGCTGGTCGGTCTCCGGAGACAACCTCGCCGAAGAAAGCATCTACCGGTGTTTCCGGGACCGCGAGGGCGGCATCTGGATCGGAACCTATTTCTGCGGCGTGAACTACCTTTCGCCCCGGCAGGACGAAATCCTGTGGTACTACGACGACGGCCGTCCGGAGTCGCTCGACGGCAACGCCGTGAGCCAGTTCTGCGACGACGGCCGGGGGAACCTCTGGATCGCGACCGAAAACGGAGGCCTGAACCATTTCGACGTCCGCAACCGGAAATTCACCAACCACACCGCCCGCAGCCACAACAACCTGCATGCCCTCTGCATGGACGGGGACGACCTGCTGATCGGAACCTTCTCGCAGGGGCTTGACCTGATGAACCTCCGGACCGGAAAGGTCGTCAACTACCGGAACGTCCCCGGGGATTCCGCCTCCCTGTGCAACGACTACGTCTACGCCATCTTCCGGGCAAGCGACGGCACCCTCTACGTCGGGACGATGTCCGGCATGTGCACCTTCGACAAACGTCGGGGACGGTTCTCCCGGGTGAAGATCACCGAAGGGAGATTCATCTACGACATCGCCGAGGACACCGGGGGCAACATCTGGGTCGCCAGCAAGGTGAGCGGGATATACCGCTATTCGCCCGGCGACGGGACCTGGAAAAACTACCGCCACGACGAACTCGACCCGCGTTCGCCCGCCGACGACAGGTACATCCGGGTCTACGTCGACACCGGAGGGCAGGTCTGGTTCTGCGGCGAAAGCGCCGGGATCTGCCGCTACGATCCCCCGATGGACGGGTTCGAGAATTTCGGCGCCGACGACAACCTGCCGAACGGCATCTACTACGGCGTGCTGGACGACAGCGCGGGCAACCTGTGGCTCTCCTCCAACCAAGGCATCCTCAAATACAACCCCCAGCTGCACACCTGCGCACGCTACACGATCGAGGACGGACTCCAGAGCAACCAGTTCAATTTCCGGTCGTCGCACAAAGCCGGGGACGGAACGTTCTTCTTCGGGGGAATAAACGGCTTCAACTACTTCTCGCCGTTCAACATCTCGGTCAACAAGGTCCGGCCGGAGATCGTCATCTCGTCGGTCCGCATGCACCGGGCCGACAGTTTCTCGGTCGGTTCGGAGCGGCAGACCCTCCCCGACGGGAACCTGCGCATTTCCAGCAAAACGATCTCCTTCGACATCAATTTCGAGTGCCTGAGCTACGTGGCCCCGGGGCAGAACCGCTATGCGTGGAAACTGGAAGGGTTCAACAGCGACTGGGTCTACACCGACCAGCACTCCGTGTCGTTTATGAAACTGCCCGCGGGCCGCTACGTCTTCCGGGTGCGGGGCTGCAACAACGACGGCTACTGGAGCGATGCGACCCGCAGCCTGGAGATCAGCGTACAGCCCCACCCCTTCCTCAGCCCCGTCGCCAAGGGCGTCTATTTCCTGCTGGTCGCGCTGCTGATCGTCGCCGCAGTCCGGGTCATCCTCCGGCGGCAGGGCGAAAAGAAGGAAAAGGAGCTGATCCAGACCAAGATGGCGTTCTTCACCCAGGTGGCCCACGAGATCAAGACGCCGGTCACGCTGATCAAGTCCCCGCTCGAACGGATCATCGAAACCGGCAAATGGAACAGCGACGTAACTTCCAACCTCGACATGATGAAACGGAACGTCGACCGGCTGCTCGAACTCATCCGCCAGCTGCTCGATTTCCGGAAGGTGGACAACGAGGGATTCCGGTTGAGCCGCCGCGAAACCGACATCAGCCTGCTGGTCGAGGAGACCGTCGCACGGTTCCGCAACTCGACCGAAAAGATCGCCATCCGCACGGACTGTCCCGACGCGCACGTCCTGTTCTATGCCGACGGCGAGGCCTTCACCAAAATCTTGAGCAACCTGCTCGCCAACGCCCTGAAATACGCCCGCTCGACGGTCGTGGTCGTCCTCCGCATCCTGGACGACGACCGGGGACGGACGCTCCGGCTATCGGTCCGGGACGACGGGGACGGCATCCCGCCCCGCATCCGGGAGAAGGTGTTCGACCTCTTCTACCAGAAGAATCCCGATTCGGGCAAGGGCTTCGGAATCGGGTTGAGTCTGGTGAAACTCCTCGTCGAAAAGCACAACGGCCGGGTGTACGTCGACCGGCACACCGTCGCGGGCTGCGAACTTACGGTGGAGATCCCGGATTCCGGAGCATCTGCGAGGGGGGGGGTACGCGCCCCCGAACCAGCCGAAGAACCGGCCGATAGCCCGGAAGACCGGCAGCCGGAGGCGAAGCCCTTCCACATCATGGTCGTGGAGGACACTCCCGACCTGCGAGAGTTTCTGGTCAAGAATTTCGAGGACACCTACGGCGTCCTTTCGGCGAAAAACGGCGCCGAAGCCCTCGCCATCCTCGAAAAACAGGCCTGCGACCTGATCATCAGCGACGCCCTGATGCCCGAAATGGACGGTTTCGACCTGTTGATGAAGGTCCGTAACGACGAAATGCTGTGCCACATCCCGTTCATCCTGCTCTCGGTGGTCGACTCCGTGGACTCGAAGATCAAGGGACTGGAATACGGGGCTGACGTCTATATCGAAAAACCCTTCTCGCTGGGTTACGTCAAGGCGACGGTGGAGAGCCTGCTCGAAAACCGGAAACGGGCCTTCCGCCACTTCGCGTCGCGGCCCGGATTCCAGTACGAGAAAGACGATATGGGCCGCAACGACCGGCAGTGGCTGGACAAGCTGACGGGCATCGTCCGCGAGAACCTCACCTGCGAGACGCTCTCCGTGGACCTGCTCACCGAGAAAATGGCCTTGAGCCGTTCCAGCCTGCAACGGAAGCTGAAAGGGCTGACGGGCGTCTCGCCCAACGAATACATCCAGTTGGTACGGCTGAAAACGGCCGCGCAGCTGCTCCGCAGCGGCGAATACCGGATCAGCGAGGTCTGCTACCTGACCGGATTCAGCAGCATGTCGTGGTTCGCCAAATGTTTCACGAAGCAGTTCGGCATGCGCCCGAAGGATTTCATCCGGCAGAATCAGGACGGGAAATCATCCGGATAA
- a CDS encoding sulfatase, translated as MNNRTILTGLLGAGTVASATAQTPAKTKAQTPQGRPNIVIIYTDDMGIGDLSCTSTGWIETPAIDRLASQGLVLNSYYTSAPVSSPSRVGLTTGMFPMEWGINTYLQSRKGNAACEQADYLTAAAPSMARILRDAGYATGHFGKWHMGGGRDVKDAPSIPSFGFDEYCSTWESPDPAPELTATNWIWSDKDDVKRWNRTGYFVDKTLDFLVRHKDKPCFVNLWPDDMHTPWVPDEESQHKQKDWNSQPNFSEVLAEYDRQIGRFLTQLDQLGLSDNTIVIFTSDNGPAPSFRQLRTNGMRGVKNSLYEGGIRMPFIIRWPGVIEAGKVDDTTVVCAVDLLPSLCKIARARLPKGYRSSGEDMSRALLGKPSVRKGDLMWDFGRNEAFMFPRDRYHRSPSLAIRRGNWKLLLNPDGSNAQLYDIAADINETKNLAEKNPALVRDLSKTVLAWWERRPRIGTGKQ; from the coding sequence ATGAATAACCGCACCATCCTCACCGGACTGCTGGGCGCCGGAACCGTCGCTTCGGCCACAGCGCAGACCCCCGCAAAAACCAAGGCGCAAACGCCGCAGGGCCGTCCGAACATCGTGATCATCTACACCGACGACATGGGCATCGGCGACCTCTCGTGCACCAGCACGGGCTGGATCGAAACGCCCGCCATCGACCGTCTGGCTTCGCAGGGACTGGTCCTGAACAGCTACTACACCTCGGCTCCGGTCAGCTCGCCCTCACGCGTGGGCCTCACCACGGGCATGTTCCCGATGGAGTGGGGCATCAACACCTACCTCCAGAGCCGCAAGGGCAACGCCGCCTGCGAACAGGCTGACTACCTCACCGCCGCCGCGCCCTCGATGGCCCGCATCCTCCGCGACGCCGGATACGCCACCGGGCACTTCGGCAAGTGGCACATGGGCGGCGGGCGCGACGTGAAGGACGCGCCGTCGATCCCCTCGTTCGGCTTCGACGAGTACTGTTCGACATGGGAAAGCCCCGACCCGGCTCCCGAACTGACCGCCACGAACTGGATCTGGAGCGACAAGGACGACGTGAAACGCTGGAACCGCACGGGCTACTTCGTCGACAAGACGCTCGATTTTCTAGTGCGCCACAAGGACAAGCCCTGCTTCGTGAACCTCTGGCCCGACGACATGCACACGCCGTGGGTCCCCGACGAGGAGTCGCAGCACAAGCAGAAGGACTGGAACTCGCAGCCCAACTTCTCGGAGGTGCTCGCCGAGTACGACCGTCAGATCGGCCGATTCCTCACGCAGCTCGACCAGCTGGGACTGAGCGACAACACCATCGTCATCTTCACCTCGGACAACGGTCCGGCCCCGAGCTTCCGCCAGCTGCGCACGAACGGCATGCGCGGCGTGAAGAACAGCCTCTACGAAGGCGGCATCCGCATGCCGTTCATCATCCGCTGGCCCGGAGTGATCGAGGCCGGCAAGGTCGACGACACGACGGTCGTCTGCGCTGTCGACCTGCTGCCCTCGCTCTGCAAGATCGCCAGAGCACGGCTGCCGAAAGGCTACCGTTCGAGCGGCGAGGACATGAGCCGCGCCCTGCTCGGAAAGCCCTCGGTCCGCAAAGGCGACCTGATGTGGGACTTCGGCCGCAACGAAGCGTTCATGTTCCCCCGCGACCGCTACCACCGCAGCCCCTCGCTGGCGATCCGTCGCGGTAACTGGAAACTGCTCCTCAACCCCGACGGTTCCAACGCCCAGCTCTACGACATCGCCGCCGACATCAACGAAACGAAGAACCTCGCGGAGAAGAATCCCGCGCTGGTCCGCGACCTTTCGAAGACCGTGCTGGCCTGGTGGGAGCGCCGTCCCCGCATCGGCACCGGGAAACAATAA
- a CDS encoding sulfatase, with protein sequence MRNKTIPAGKIGLGASLALLSGGAAQAAKPARQNPKRPNIVLVIADDCRHYDLGCYGSPDAITPNIDRLAAQGLRFERFFQATAMSSPTRHCLLTGLYPVRSGAYPNHTRLDEGVQTLPEYLKEAGYRVALQGKRHIAPIKAFPFEFLSEESLRSVHPEKIEPFLADVAQTGEPFFLYVGSTEPHDPWTLGDRSLWNPDDLTLPCNLVNTPETRRQFRNYLAEINVLDSQVGAVDSLLRKYGLDENTVFIFTSEQGYSFPFGKWTCYDEGLQTGFIVRWPGVVKPGTTTDAMCEYVDVTPTLTDIAGGKTPEGLDGRSFLPVIRGKAKSFKQEVYAIQTSRGIHAGPEHYGIRSVRSDRFAYILNLTPEATFKCMSTHPKRDWWASWKEKAATDEFARGQVDRYQHRPGEELYDIVNDPFQTRNLADDPRYAAEKAALRTKLLQWMERQGDKGQQTEMEAKEHMFHKEAADTPRAKKKKTGKARPQNARNN encoded by the coding sequence ATGAGAAACAAGACAATACCCGCCGGTAAGATCGGACTCGGGGCTTCGCTGGCCCTGCTCTCCGGCGGCGCGGCCCAGGCCGCCAAACCCGCCCGGCAAAACCCGAAGCGCCCCAACATCGTGCTCGTCATCGCCGACGACTGCCGCCATTACGACCTGGGCTGTTACGGAAGCCCTGACGCCATCACGCCCAACATCGACCGGCTGGCCGCACAGGGCCTGCGTTTCGAGCGCTTCTTCCAGGCGACGGCCATGAGTTCCCCGACGCGCCACTGCCTGCTCACGGGGCTTTACCCCGTCCGTTCGGGAGCCTATCCCAACCACACGCGGCTCGACGAGGGGGTGCAGACGCTGCCCGAATACCTCAAGGAAGCCGGTTACCGCGTCGCCCTGCAGGGCAAGCGGCACATCGCGCCGATCAAAGCCTTCCCGTTCGAGTTCCTTTCGGAGGAGTCGCTGCGGAGCGTGCACCCCGAAAAGATCGAACCGTTCCTGGCCGACGTGGCGCAGACGGGCGAACCGTTCTTCCTTTACGTCGGTTCGACCGAGCCTCACGACCCGTGGACGCTCGGCGACCGCAGCCTCTGGAATCCCGACGACCTCACGCTGCCCTGCAACCTCGTCAACACGCCCGAAACGCGCCGCCAGTTCCGCAACTACCTCGCGGAGATCAACGTGCTGGACAGCCAGGTGGGCGCGGTGGACTCCCTGCTCCGCAAATACGGGCTTGACGAAAACACCGTCTTCATCTTCACCAGCGAACAGGGTTATTCGTTCCCGTTCGGCAAGTGGACCTGTTACGACGAAGGCCTGCAAACGGGCTTCATCGTACGCTGGCCGGGCGTGGTGAAACCCGGCACGACGACCGACGCCATGTGCGAATACGTCGACGTGACCCCGACGTTGACGGACATCGCCGGCGGAAAGACTCCCGAAGGACTCGACGGACGCAGTTTCCTGCCCGTCATCCGGGGAAAGGCCAAGAGTTTCAAACAGGAGGTCTACGCCATCCAGACCAGCCGCGGCATCCACGCCGGACCGGAACACTACGGCATCCGCTCGGTGCGCAGCGACCGCTTCGCCTACATCCTAAACCTCACGCCCGAGGCGACGTTCAAGTGCATGTCCACGCACCCGAAACGCGACTGGTGGGCTTCGTGGAAGGAGAAAGCCGCGACCGACGAATTCGCCCGCGGACAGGTGGACCGCTACCAGCACCGCCCCGGCGAAGAGCTTTACGACATCGTCAACGATCCGTTCCAGACCCGCAACCTGGCCGACGATCCCCGGTACGCCGCCGAAAAGGCAGCGCTGCGCACCAAACTGCTGCAATGGATGGAACGCCAGGGCGACAAGGGCCAGCAGACGGAGATGGAGGCCAAGGAGCACATGTTCCACAAGGAGGCGGCCGACACGCCCCGGGCCAAAAAGAAAAAAACCGGCAAAGCCCGGCCACAAAACGCACGGAATAATTAA
- a CDS encoding aldose epimerase family protein encodes MKRNFIALCALLLAACGSQEPKITLFSNEAFQTEADGKPVGIYTLRAGDVTMQVTNYGARVVSLWTPDRAGDYEDIVLGYETIDRYINNDGERFLGAVVGPYANRIAKGSFTLDGTEYNLPINNNGQTLHGGIDGLDRVVWDVVSASEDQLVMKYLHADGQEGFPGNLQIEMTYSLTPENEFRIDYSATTDKPTVVNLSHHPFFNLKGEGNGTILDHVMTINASHTTPVDSVLIPTGEIADVTGTPFDFRQPHAIGERIGADNEQLRNGAGYDHNWVLDRKTADGIEPAATVWEPASGRTIEVLTDQPAMQFYSGNFFDGKANGKYGKPLRYRESLALETQKYPDSPNHDNFPSTVLRPGEEYTQVCIYRFGVK; translated from the coding sequence ATGAAAAGAAATTTCATCGCATTATGCGCCCTGCTGCTGGCCGCCTGCGGAAGCCAGGAGCCGAAAATCACCCTCTTCAGCAACGAAGCCTTCCAGACGGAGGCGGACGGCAAACCCGTCGGAATCTACACGCTCCGCGCGGGCGACGTGACCATGCAGGTCACCAACTACGGCGCCCGCGTCGTGTCGCTCTGGACTCCCGACCGCGCGGGCGACTACGAAGACATCGTGCTCGGCTACGAGACGATCGACCGTTACATCAACAATGACGGCGAACGCTTCCTCGGCGCGGTCGTGGGACCCTACGCCAACCGCATCGCCAAGGGCAGCTTCACGCTCGACGGCACGGAGTACAACCTGCCGATCAACAACAACGGCCAGACGCTCCACGGCGGAATCGACGGCCTGGACCGCGTGGTCTGGGACGTGGTTTCGGCCTCGGAAGACCAGCTGGTGATGAAGTACCTCCACGCCGACGGGCAGGAGGGTTTTCCGGGCAACCTGCAAATCGAGATGACCTACTCGCTCACGCCCGAAAACGAATTCCGGATCGACTACAGCGCCACGACCGACAAGCCGACCGTGGTGAATCTCTCGCACCACCCCTTCTTCAACCTCAAGGGCGAGGGTAACGGCACGATCCTCGACCACGTCATGACCATCAACGCCAGCCACACCACGCCGGTCGACTCGGTGCTGATCCCCACCGGAGAGATCGCCGACGTCACGGGCACGCCCTTCGACTTCCGCCAGCCGCACGCCATCGGCGAGCGCATCGGCGCCGACAACGAGCAGCTGCGCAACGGCGCGGGCTACGACCACAACTGGGTCCTCGACCGCAAGACCGCGGACGGCATCGAGCCGGCGGCCACGGTCTGGGAACCCGCTTCGGGCCGCACGATCGAGGTGCTGACCGACCAGCCCGCCATGCAGTTCTACAGCGGCAACTTCTTCGACGGCAAAGCGAACGGCAAATACGGCAAACCGCTGCGCTACCGCGAATCGCTGGCGCTCGAAACGCAGAAGTATCCCGACAGCCCCAACCACGACAACTTCCCCTCGACCGTACTGCGTCCGGGCGAAGAATACACACAGGTCTGCATCTACCGCTTCGGGGTGAAATAA